A stretch of DNA from Bacteroidales bacterium:
GCAAAATCCTGGCATTGTTCTCACTGATCCCACGGCTCCTGATATAGAACATGGCATCAGCATCGAGTTGTCCGACAGTAGCGCCATGACTACATTTTACATCATCAGCATATATTTCAAGGAATGGCTTGGTATCAATGGTTGCTTTATCAGTAAGCAGAATGTTCTTATTGGTCTGATAAGCATTGGTTTGCTGCGCATCTTTCCTGACAATCACATGTCCGTTGAAAACACCGCTGGCATGGTCATCAAGGATCCCCTTGAAAAGTTCATTACTCTGACAACGAGGTACGGCATGATCAATAAGCACCTGGTTATCAATATGCTGATTGCGATCCATCAGGTAAACGCCATAAATGTTGGCGGCGCAATTTTCCCCTGAAAGCTTCACATTTGTGCTGTTCCTGATAATCCCTCCATTCAGACTAATAGCGTTGGAAGAGAAGGTACTACCTTGCTCCTGCTGAACAAACAAAGTATTGATAAGGGTAGAATTCTCATCCTTGTTTTGAAGTTTATAGTGATCAAGGGTAGAATCTCTGTCGATATAAAACTCCGAAACTGAATTAATAAATGAAATCTTGTGATTAATCGAGTCGTCGCATTGAACTAGCTTGAGGTGACTGTTTTTCCCCAGTATCACCAGGTTTCTTGTCTGCAACATCAGGTTCTGTGCGCTATCCACAATGTTCACCATCTGAACGACATCAGGAACTGCAACACCATCAGGCACATAGATAAAGATTCCGTCTTGAGCAAAAGCTGTATTCAAGGCAGTCAGACCATCAGTCTCAACATTGGCATACTTCCCATAATGCTGGTTAATTAGTTCAGGGTATTTAAGGAAGGCTTTGGCAAGACTGCCAACGATCATACCATTTGGGAGGGTAGTCAGTGGACTGTTCTTATAGACATACCAACCATTAAGTTGTGCTACCAGGAAAGTTTCAAAATGAGGCACTTCACATTGGAAAATTTTTTCCAGGTCAATATTATTTCCCGGGCTTTCCATTGCCCATTCATAATCAGCAAGCAAAGCTTTCGATAAATCAGTTCCCCGCCATTTTTCCATCCTCGCTGTTGGAAAACCAAGATGTTTGAAATGGCCAAATGCCAATTGTCGCAATTCGGCCACATACGCTGAATCAGATCCAAAGAGGCTGGCTTGCCTTTCAATGAATATGGTTTCAAGATGACCCTGTAAATCGGCAACTATCCTAGTCTGTTCCATAATATCAACGTTAGCAGGACTATAGTTGACCTTTGATCCATTCATATCCTTTTTCCTCCAGTTCCAGAGCAAGTTCCTTACCACCACTTTTCACAATTCGTCCGTCGAACAGCACATGGACTACATCAGGAACTATGTATTCAAGCAGTCGCTGATAGTGTGTTATCACGATAGTAGCATTTTCTTTTGTGCGCAGTTTATTAACTCCTGTGGCCACAATACGAAGAGCATCGATATCGAGGCCTGAATCTGTTTCATCTAAAATGGCCAATGTAGGTTCGAGCATTGCCATCTGGAAAATTTCATTCTTCTTTTTTTCCCCGCCTGAGAAGCCCTCATTCACGGAGCGATTAGCAAGTTTATCCTGCAATTCA
This window harbors:
- the sufD gene encoding Fe-S cluster assembly protein SufD; protein product: MNGSKVNYSPANVDIMEQTRIVADLQGHLETIFIERQASLFGSDSAYVAELRQLAFGHFKHLGFPTARMEKWRGTDLSKALLADYEWAMESPGNNIDLEKIFQCEVPHFETFLVAQLNGWYVYKNSPLTTLPNGMIVGSLAKAFLKYPELINQHYGKYANVETDGLTALNTAFAQDGIFIYVPDGVAVPDVVQMVNIVDSAQNLMLQTRNLVILGKNSHLKLVQCDDSINHKISFINSVSEFYIDRDSTLDHYKLQNKDENSTLINTLFVQQEQGSTFSSNAISLNGGIIRNSTNVKLSGENCAANIYGVYLMDRNQHIDNQVLIDHAVPRCQSNELFKGILDDHASGVFNGHVIVRKDAQQTNAYQTNKNILLTDKATIDTKPFLEIYADDVKCSHGATVGQLDADAMFYIRSRGISENNARILLMYAFAAEVVNKIDIPELRQRIDDMVKKRLRGELSYCDQCVLHCSSQEKSLTFDIDMTKV